AGTTCCCCCACTACCTCACCCGCAAGATCGTCGCCGCCCGCGAAGACGAAGCGTTCTTCCTGCAGTCAGGCGACAATCACCTGGCAGAGACAGCCCGCTTCTGGCAGCGTTTCTTTTCGCAGGCGCTCGAAGACTTCAATCACTTCGATCGCGATCTCATCGCCGCCTTTCGCCACTTCAACGACACCGGCCTCATCGACATCATCACCTGCGGCGCAACTCACGGTTATATGCCCCTGCTCGGCACCGACGAGAGCGTCCGCGCCCAGATCCGCACCGCCGTTGACACTCACGTCCGCCACATCGGCAAAGCTCCCCGTGGCATCTGGGCGCCCGAGTGCGGCTATCGGCCCGCCGGGTCCTGGAGCTATCCGGTCTCGAACGCCGACGGCACCCCCACTCCTCCAGCCTTCAATCGCATCGGCGTCGAACAAGCTCTCTCCGAGTCCGGCCTGGAGTTCTTCTTCGTCGACACCCACCTCGTCGAAGAGTCCCGCCGCACCTCCTCCCCTTACGATCAACCCGGTGACCACAAGGCACAAAGCCACGAGGAAGCCCTTCAGCCTCATCAGGCACATCGTTCGCTCTACCAGCCGTACTACGTCGACGGCCCCTACAATAAGGATCACGCCACGACCATCTTTCCCCGCGATCCCCGCACTGGCCTCCAGGTCTGGTCCGGTGACACCGGCTACCCCGGCGATAACATATACCTCGACTTCCATAAGAAACGCTGGCCCGGCGGTCATCGCTACTGGCGCGTCACCGGCTCCAGAGTCGACATGAACGATAAGCAACCCTACTACCCGCACGAAGCAGGCGAGCGCACCAAAGCTCACGCCAGCCACTTCGTCCACCTCGTATACGAGGCGCTTAAGTCCGGCTTCAACGACACCATTCCACCTATTCTCTGTTCCCCCTTCGATGCCGAACTCTTCGGACACTGGTGGTTCGAGGGTCCCCTCTGGCTAGAAGCCGTCGCTCGCAATCTCCACGAATACGAGTCGGGAATCCAGCTCATCAGTTGCGCCGACTACCTCGATCAGTACCCACGCGCCGGCTTCATCGCCATGCCTGAAGGCTCCTGGGGATCGGAAGGCAACAATCAGGTCTGGCTCAACCCGGAGACCAGCTGGACCTACACCCACATCTATCCGGCCGAGATCTACACCCGCGACGTCTGCACGGCGGGCCTCTGGCGCACCTCAGCCCTAGGCCTGCGCATCATGCAACAGCTCTGCCGCGAACTCCTCCTCCTCGAATCTTCCGACTGGCAGTTCCTCATCACCACCGGAGCCGCACGCGACTACGCCGAAATTCGCTTCCTCACCCACAACGATCAATTCAACGAAGTCAAAGCCATCTGGCAGACCTTCGAATCAAACGGCGCCATCACTGAAACCGGGCAGACCCGCCTCACCGAGATCGAGCTCCGAGACAGCATCTTCCCCGACATCGATCCCGGCCTGTGGGTATCCGGCGCCTCCGAGACCCGCCCAGACCAACCCACGCTCCTCCCGGTCGCGACCGCAGTCTGACCATCTCGCAGCTTTCGCTTTATCTCAAAACTTGCCGAACACACTCTTCAGTAAAGGAGTCACCTGTGCGGATGGGTTCGTGCGGATCTTCGCCTCTTCCTGACCCATCATCGTGAACATCCCATCCACGCTCTTCTCCAGAACGTAGCCATTAATATCAACAGACGGCGTCTTCCCGAATGGCATCTGAGGCGCGGATCCCATCATCGCGTTGAACTTCTCCGTCACGCCGGTCTTCGCCATCTCCCTTTCAATGATGGGCTTAAAGGCCTCCGACACCTGCGACGTCGTCGTACGCTTGAAGTAATCGGTCCCAGCCGTATTGCCGCCCATCACAATCTGTTTTGCATCCTCAAAGCTCATCGCCTTCAGCGCATCCATAAAGATCGACTTCGCCGCCGGGGCCGCCTCTTCCGCCGCAGCATTCATGCTGTGTTCGAACTCATCCACCTTCGCGCCCATGCCGATCGCGCGCAAACCCTTCTCCACCGTGCGCAGCTTCTCCGGCATCGTTATCTTGATCAGCGAATTGTTTTCGAAACCCCCTGGCCTGCCGGTCTCAGACACTGCCGCAGTGACTCCACGCGACAGCGCCTCCTTCAACCCACCAGAAGCCTGCGCGGTTGTCAGGGTGGACACATCTCCCATCACTGGCTTTGGAGAAGACCAGCCGTTACCAGCCACGGAGCCCATCATGACCGCGAGAAGCGCAAGGTGGTGTACAGATCGTATTTGCATGCCCGAAACCATACTCCTATCCGATGACGTCCGGGAAAATATCGCATTATAGAGAGATGGCGGTAGCGTCTCCAGTCTCCCCGGCTCAACGAACCTCGCCCCACGCATCGCCCCTGGCCCTATGGCATCTGCTCTCCCTCGACGCCCCAACCATTGCCTCTCTCTGGATCTGGTTCATCGCCTCCGCCAATCACCTTCGCCTGCCAACCGTCAGCGTCGTTGCCATGTTTCTCGCGGTCTGGATGCTCTATGCAGCCGACCGTCTTCTCGATGCCCGCTTCATAGGAGCCACAGCCAACGGAGACCTCGAAGCGCGTCACTACTTTCACAATCGCCATCGTCGCGCATTCCTCGCCGGCATCATGACAGCCTCCATCACGCTCGCAATCCTTCTCCCCCGTCTCGAAGCCGCAGCCATTCACCTCTACCTCATCCTCGGCGGCCTGCTCGCGGGGTACTTCATCCTCATTCACGCCACCAGCAGCGCTCACCGTCTCCCGAAAGAGATCGCCGTCGGCCTCTTCTTCGCCGCGGCAACCTTTATTCCGACCGTAGCCCGCCGCCCCGAACTCCGTATCTCCCTTCTTCCACTTGCAATTCTCTTCGCAGCTCTCTGCAGCCTCAACTGCCTTTTCATCTATGCCTGGGAGCACAACACGCCGCCTTACTCAAGTCAGCCCGCACACGCCCTGACTCGATTCGCCCTCCGCACACTTTCGCCTCTCACACTCGCTCTCATCGTTCTCAGCGCCGCCACCTCTGTCCTCGATCGTCAAGTTCCATGGCCAATCGCATGCGCGATCGCCGCCTCAGCCGCATCTCTGCTTCTTCTTCACCATCGCCGCCATCAAGCCGCACGCCTCACCCTCAGAAGCCTCGCCGACCTCGCCCTCACCACTCCTCTCCTTCTACTCCCCTTCCTGCACCAATAATGCCCACTCACCCCAGCTTCGATCTCATCGCACGCCCCTATCGCTGGATGGAATGCCTCACGCTCGGTCGCTCCCTCGAACACTGCCGCCTTCACTTCCTCCCCAATCTCCTCCAGCAGAGGCGAGCCCTCATCCTCGGCGATGGAGACGGCCGCTTCCTCGCCGAACTCCTTAACCAAAACTCTCGCCTCCGCGCCGATGCAGTCGACACCAGCGGCGCCATGCTCCATCTCCTCAGTCAACGCTGCGAAGTACGTGCCCCGAACGCCTCCACACGCCTCACCACACATCAAGCCAACGCGTTGACGTGCCCTCTCGACGGCCCCTACGACCTCGTCGTCACGCACTTCTTCCTGGACTGCCTCACCCAACCCGACCTCGAAATCCTCATCAATCACATCGCCCCAACTCTCTCTCAAGATGCACTTTGGCTCGTCTCCGACTTCCATATCCCCAACGGCTTGATGCGTCTTCCCGCGAAGATCCTTGTCCGCAGCCTCTATCTCGCCTTCCGCATCCTCACCAACCTCCGCACCACAAAACTCCCCAACCACGCCTCTCCACTCCAAAAGGCCGGCCTCACCCAAATCGCCCGCCAGCATCGGCTCGCCGGCCTCCTGGTCACCGAACTCTGGCAGTTTCAGTCTGCGGCGCGATAGATCCATCTGGGAACAACGCAAACTTTTTCTTCTCGAGACTCCAAGCAGCCCTACAATCCCCGTATGCCGCGCCTCCACTTATTCCTCGCCGCCACCCTGCTTCTCCTCCCCCTCGCCCTCCCCGCCCAGACAACTCCGCAGCCCAGCATCGCCACCAACTCCCCCGACGGCAAGCCACTCTCCACCCGCGTCGTCGCCTACAACATCGACGCCAAACTCGACACCAGCAAAAAAACTCTCGACGCGACTGAGACACTCACCTATAAGAACCTTACCGGCCAATCCCTCACCTCCATTCCCTTTCATCTCTACCTCAACGCCTTCCGACCCGAGTCCACCTTCACCCGCGAAACCCACTTCACCGGCGGAGTCCGCGACCCGGGAGACGAGAGCAGCTACCCCCCAGAGAAGCTAGGCAGCATCACCATCTCCCACATCGAGGCCGACGGCTACGGCGACCTCACCGCAGCCATGCACTTCATCGCACCCGATGACAACAACGCCGAAGACCACACCGTAGCCGAACTCACCCTCCCCCATTCCCTCGCGCCCAACGACTCCATCACCTTCCGCATCGCCTTCCACGACGTCTTCCCGCTCTCCGTCGCGCGCAACGGCTACAAGCGAGACTTCATCATGGGCGGCCAGTGGTACCCCAAGCCCGGCGTCTTCTGGCACGGTGCCTGGAACTGCCATCAGTACCACTCCACCACCGAGTTTTTCTCCGATTTCGCCACCTTCCGCGTCTCCCTCACCCTTCCTCGTCGCTACATCGTCGGAGCCAGCGGCGTCCCCATCGGCGAAGTCATCAACTCCGACAACACAAAGACCCTCACCTTCTATGGCGAAGACATTGGAGACTTCGCCTGGGCCGCCAGCCCGAACTTCACCATCACCGACGGCACCTACCTCTCCTCCCTCGGACCAGTAAAGATCCACGTCCTCGCCCTCGCCGCCCATCCCAAAGCCGGCCTCCGCTACCTCGACATCATTCAAAAGACCCTCGCCCAGTTCGACCAGCGCTACGGTCCTTACCCCTACAAGATCGTCACCGTCATCGACCCCGAACCCGGCTCAGAGATGGGTGGCATGGAATACCCCACCCTCTTCACCGGCGACACCT
The nucleotide sequence above comes from Tunturibacter empetritectus. Encoded proteins:
- a CDS encoding DUF4197 domain-containing protein, whose translation is MSTLTTAQASGGLKEALSRGVTAAVSETGRPGGFENNSLIKITMPEKLRTVEKGLRAIGMGAKVDEFEHSMNAAAEEAAPAAKSIFMDALKAMSFEDAKQIVMGGNTAGTDYFKRTTTSQVSEAFKPIIEREMAKTGVTEKFNAMMGSAPQMPFGKTPSVDINGYVLEKSVDGMFTMMGQEEAKIRTNPSAQVTPLLKSVFGKF
- a CDS encoding glycoside hydrolase family 57 protein; amino-acid sequence: MTKASIDNASRPAGFLTFTLHAHLPYVVNHGTWPHGLEWLHEAAAETYLPLLRVLKNLERDHIRFNCNLNLSPILLEQLSHPVFLAEFPHYLTRKIVAAREDEAFFLQSGDNHLAETARFWQRFFSQALEDFNHFDRDLIAAFRHFNDTGLIDIITCGATHGYMPLLGTDESVRAQIRTAVDTHVRHIGKAPRGIWAPECGYRPAGSWSYPVSNADGTPTPPAFNRIGVEQALSESGLEFFFVDTHLVEESRRTSSPYDQPGDHKAQSHEEALQPHQAHRSLYQPYYVDGPYNKDHATTIFPRDPRTGLQVWSGDTGYPGDNIYLDFHKKRWPGGHRYWRVTGSRVDMNDKQPYYPHEAGERTKAHASHFVHLVYEALKSGFNDTIPPILCSPFDAELFGHWWFEGPLWLEAVARNLHEYESGIQLISCADYLDQYPRAGFIAMPEGSWGSEGNNQVWLNPETSWTYTHIYPAEIYTRDVCTAGLWRTSALGLRIMQQLCRELLLLESSDWQFLITTGAARDYAEIRFLTHNDQFNEVKAIWQTFESNGAITETGQTRLTEIELRDSIFPDIDPGLWVSGASETRPDQPTLLPVATAV
- a CDS encoding class I SAM-dependent methyltransferase: MPTHPSFDLIARPYRWMECLTLGRSLEHCRLHFLPNLLQQRRALILGDGDGRFLAELLNQNSRLRADAVDTSGAMLHLLSQRCEVRAPNASTRLTTHQANALTCPLDGPYDLVVTHFFLDCLTQPDLEILINHIAPTLSQDALWLVSDFHIPNGLMRLPAKILVRSLYLAFRILTNLRTTKLPNHASPLQKAGLTQIARQHRLAGLLVTELWQFQSAAR
- a CDS encoding M1 family metallopeptidase, coding for MPRLHLFLAATLLLLPLALPAQTTPQPSIATNSPDGKPLSTRVVAYNIDAKLDTSKKTLDATETLTYKNLTGQSLTSIPFHLYLNAFRPESTFTRETHFTGGVRDPGDESSYPPEKLGSITISHIEADGYGDLTAAMHFIAPDDNNAEDHTVAELTLPHSLAPNDSITFRIAFHDVFPLSVARNGYKRDFIMGGQWYPKPGVFWHGAWNCHQYHSTTEFFSDFATFRVSLTLPRRYIVGASGVPIGEVINSDNTKTLTFYGEDIGDFAWAASPNFTITDGTYLSSLGPVKIHVLALAAHPKAGLRYLDIIQKTLAQFDQRYGPYPYKIVTVIDPEPGSEMGGMEYPTLFTGDTSWYEPTHLTEIAAEHEFGHQYWYGMVATNEFEDAWLDEGINSYTEVGVLGAILGPNTSVFDRSYANAGDYENERLEYIAKADFDPVTRWAYKFRDANSYGGITYGKSATLLATLEGIIGRDTMDEAMRTYFMRYRFTHPTTEDFLRTIEEVAIKNGRATAIGGAVINRSAQTATQPDTLPLAAQTGLAAVFNAPVNSQVIPVSSLRPYFNQAVYGTQVFDYAVDQVSSDPLTWWLPEPKDKKQIQYLSTVYLRRKGDFVLPVTAEIVFDDGTRLREHWDGLDRWTRFTYTRNAKILSVEIDPDHTILMDKNFFNNSYTTAANNIPARKLSNLWLSLQQLLAQLASWIV